From the genome of Pelagicoccus enzymogenes:
CGACCGGCGTGTCTTCGTCGACGAGGAAGCCCATGGACATGACGCTCAGGTTGTGGCCTTCCATGGGGATGAGGGAGTCGCCTTCGACGTAGGGCCGGCCGGAGAGCCCCAGCATCAAGGGGACAGAAGGGCCGTAGATGTCGCAATCCATGATGCCGGCTTTCTTCCCTTCCGCTTCCAGGATTTGGGAGAAGGCGCAAGCGAGGTTGACCGCGAAGGTGGATTTGCCGACGCCGCCTTTGCCGCTAGAGACTGCAATCACGTGCTTCACTCCCGGGATGCCCTCGGCCGGGGCAGCGCCGTTCGACTGGGAGGCTTTCTTGCTGGCGGAGAGCACGATGGAAACGTCGACTTCGTTGACTTCCGGAAGGGCGTTGAGAGCGGCTTCGACCGAGTCGCGAATCGCGGGCGGAATGCTGTTGTCTGAAGTGGTGATCGCGATGGAAACGCTGGCTTTTCCGTCCTGGAAATCGACGGAGCGCACGATGCCGAATGAAACGATATCGCGACTGAATCCCGGATACTTAACGGTTGCTAGGGCTTGGTTTATTTTTTCGAGGCTCACTCTGGTACGCTTGTTTCCTTAAATTTTGCCTTCCTGCGGTTCCCGCGCTTGCTCTTGAATGCTCGCGGACCATAAAAGGCGTTTTCTCAGAAACCTGAAACATTCGCTCCGCTGTCAAGTCTGCGTTGCTGTCGCATGAATCTCCGCCTACCAAAACTCTTCCGAACCGCCTTGCTAATCGCGATGGCAATGCCG
Proteins encoded in this window:
- a CDS encoding Mrp/NBP35 family ATP-binding protein produces the protein MSLEKINQALATVKYPGFSRDIVSFGIVRSVDFQDGKASVSIAITTSDNSIPPAIRDSVEAALNALPEVNEVDVSIVLSASKKASQSNGAAPAEGIPGVKHVIAVSSGKGGVGKSTFAVNLACAFSQILEAEGKKAGIMDCDIYGPSVPLMLGLSGRPYVEGDSLIPMEGHNLSVMSMGFLVDEDTPVVWRGPMVMKTIQQFSQNVKWGDLELLVVDLPPGTGDAQLSLVQTIPLSGAVLVTTPQPAATQVAKRGARMLEKTNVKILGVAENMSYLEGPDGSRQNIFGEGGGPQTASDLKTDFLGQIPLDQSIREGGDAGTPIVLSKPDSQAAKVFKEIANTLLAKVRS